The Leptodactylus fuscus isolate aLepFus1 chromosome 1, aLepFus1.hap2, whole genome shotgun sequence nucleotide sequence TACAaagcaaagaataaaaaaataaagtttcaaTTCTActctccttgaggagagaccaccttttcaggtgtgtggagtcttacagaaagccattttagctccactagggggattatgggaaagtagagcatgatgttcaagggagctacccctagaagGCAGCAAACAGAGGTACTGTTTCTCtagttacatcttgggaaacagatttgcatagcctttaagacTGTATGCTCACTGACAGTGAATTACCTTTTGAGTAGTCCTATCCATGCACTTCATGGCCGGCGCCCTTCTGTTATCAATGGGTAGGGGGGGCTTCCAATGGTCATAATTGGTTTCAAGGACATACCACTGGCCTTTCTGAATATCGAGCCTAAAATGTAGACACGCTGGGTGAATATTTCTACAATACAACAGACAGGAGGCTCTTCACCGATCTAATACTCACTCCCATATATCGAGGCAGTTTTGTCTGGAGCGTGTGATCACACAGGCTTCCCCGGATTTGTTGCCACCCAGTATAAAGTAAGCAGGAGCAAGCAATACGGTTTTGGACAGAAGGGTTTTCGCTTCCTCATAACTGTGCAAAACATACAAATGAGAAAAAATGATCAGAAGTAAAGTAGCGAAACTCTGACGTATAAGAAGTGATTTCCTAGAGAACATAATGTGGGGCAAACATTAATACAGTCCATATATAGGTCATGTAGGATGCAGTCGATTGTCATGGACAGATTATTTTATTCACATTTATTGACAGCATATTGGGACTTATTATAGGTATTCTTAGATCCCTGGGGAAGTCTTGCCCCCTTTCCATCACAGCAGGAGTGCAGCTGACATAGAAGCAGTCCTTCTGCTAAACGTCCAGGCATGCAAACTGCTACGTCCAGGATCTGGTTTTCACATAATGCTTTGTTGTGTAGCAATAAAACAATCATTATTGTATCGATGATCATTATACACATTCCTagtacattgaagtctatggagtggaAAGGAGTAGTCTGCTGGAAAACACATACAAACAGCTGCTAAACTCTGCCACACTGAATGAAAGAGCTCTTTTTGGCTAGGGGTACACTACGACTGTAGCACTACCAAAGATTTCTGTGTTGTCCTGCGACTCCTGGACTCATGtatgtgaatggagtcgcatttcGACTCCATACTTTATTGAAGGAGTTGTGGGTGACCCTGTGATCTTTGGTAGCATGACAGAAGTCACAGCCAAGTCCCTATGTAGACCAAGCcttacacagaatgaggcaataaatcaattacaaGCCTCCTCCAtcaccttccctctccatagactcctgTGTATGAGGTGAATATAGAGATAGACTGTATAGAAATAAACAGTATGAGtgactgtactattcatttatggaatgCTATATTATAatcggaggtacactttaataaACCACTGCCATTCTAACTGCAGTGTCATAATAAAAGCTTACACTGCCATTAATATAATTAAAGGTATATGCACCCCAAAGTCTACACTACACAGCAAAGgctgcatataatacatatctGAATGTGTCATCAGATTCCTCTTTGATATAATACAAAGAATGATACAACTGATGCTGCAAATTCATtttaaagctttaaaaaataaattaaaaaattaagcAAGTACATTGcttttttctgcaacgttttttcactgtcgttttgctggatttttctcagttttttccttgccctattaaatctatggggaaaacacTCACGATTCGATTAAGTCCctgtgtttgtaaaaaaaaaaaaaaaaagaaaaaaaaaaaaagcaacttgtCCGGAGCtctttttttgcaatatgtgaaTGAGAATAATGaagtttcattcactttgccataaacgctgcgtttctgctatGTGGGGGTTAGCCTCAGAGGACATTTCTATTCCTATTCAGCACTGGGAGGCGAGCAGGCCGATCTATAGCTTTGTGGGAATAGACGCAGTAACATTCATTTATGTAAATCACAAGGTAGGACTTACTCATGATTCATTTCCAGTTGTCAGAATAAGAACAAATGTCCCCTCAATGTCAGACTTAGGTCGGTGTTATGGAAGGAATGGTACGCATCTTCTAAAAAATTGCTGTGTCTAGACAATGTTTATATGCCCAGCATAATAATTGGATAACAAGTCAGATCTTCTCTGAGCTGCGGCGTATAATGCGAACCTAAATTCATGATAAGGTTCCCATGAGGCCATGTGTACAGCGATGGAGGTTCTGTATACTTCTCACAGTGGATGATACATCTTTAGACTAGTCTATATTTATATTACCTTGGCTTACCTTTGGACAGAATTTAATGCCAAAATGTTGTTACTATTTATCACATTTAAACCATGCACCGTTCTATACTTTTTTTTTGAAAGATACGCCTACTTGTCAAACAACACAAATTTGATCTCAAACTAAATGCACCAAAATGTCATTTTACGCCAAGGTCACGTCATAAACACAATGAGGCAGATTTCCTATTGTATATAAGgtttgtattttatatataagTACATAATCTGTAACCCATACCTTGTAGCATTCTCCAGCACACTTCTCGTGAGAAAGCTCATCCAAGCCCCTTGTTTTATTCCAAGGATCCACTCAATAACCCCTACATATGCACAGACATAACCATATCAGAGAAGTGGTGCTTAACATGTAAGGAATGAACAATTCCTGTGTGTAAGTGTCTGCCTAACCAAGTATATAGATGCCCTGGTCATAAGTGCTGCAAACGTCAAGATAAGGGAGATCTGAGAGCTTTAATATAAGTTTTCAGCAGAGTAGGAgccatactaatatatatatagtatacaatatACGGTATGCAGCACACCAGGTCACATGAGGGGCTTAAATGTACCTGGTAAGGTAAAACTAGAACACAATGTAATAGTAAATGGAGTAAGGACTtgtgtcatacagcaataaatTATGTTGACATGTTATGGATGCAcgtactgtattacatggggTGTGCTTATATATGCAAGAAGAGACTCACCTATATAACCTCCATCAAGACTAAAGCGCTCATTCATGGTGAGGGTCAGTATCCCCTGCAGACAAAATAGTAATGGTGAGGCTAAGACTCTCACCACTAAATGTATAGTACAGGTgtaggcagctttttttttttttccgcatgccgatttaaataaaaataaataaaaatcacagaTGAGGTCCTTGGTGTGTCAGGagataattgtaaggctgaagaCCCCCATattaaagtcatataccacaaaccataacacagaagtgctgccacaagATGCTTCAGGACACATGCgcttactgctatttcctgggacgcatctgtacttttccattagaagcaatgaaagtccaTGTGCAGCCCCAATTATTGGTAAATGTGTGTCTTCAGGAGCACTGTATGACAGCACCCTTTATGGTGGAAAAACACACCTTTATATAGaataatgacccatagtggctcctgcacacgtattatgtcctatagtggtccctgcacacgatattatgtcccatagtggcccctgcatatggtattatgtgccatagcagcccctgcacacagtattatgcccatagtggaggggccactatccaACTTTAATATTCCAATTTTTGACATTCACTAGATATTATTATACTCATGGGATCTCTTtagatcctagagtataataagcggattCCCAGGAGCggtgatgaaaaataaaaaataatgttaccttCTCTGTGCTCCGGAGCTGCACTGTTCTCTGTGGCACTTCTGCCTAAAGTCAGCGACCCCCGATTGGGTCTCAGAGATCACGTATGCATAATGATGCTGATGTGACCTCAGCAGCCCTATCAGCGGTCTCTTACATTGGGCAGATGTGCCAAAGAGAATAGAGCAGCTCCGGagcgcagggaaggtgagtaacattatttttttatgtttcatcaccTCACCTGgggctctgcttattatactgagaggtctgaagagaccccacagtataataatagcagtttcgttTTGGCGAGGACTCGGGATGCCCATGCCAGGAAAATAAGCCCCCGGGGGTTGCCAACCCCTggtatattacatgtcatatggCACTCATATTGATCAGCAGTCATAGTTTACAGCAGCAGTCCTAGAAAATGTGCCTAGAACTTCtcttagaaaaaaaagaaagtgatCAGAGTCATGAGGCATTGTGTGAACAGAATTTTACGATACCCCAATCACTGCAGTGATTCATATAGCCACTGTGATACTGGATACAATATATATGCTAACACTATGTAAAACATTAGATCTTGGGGAAGACTAAAGTGCAATACAGATTAAATAGCTGTCTCTATCCCCCCACTCCCACATTAAAATCATGCTCACACTGATGGACCAagcttatatatatatggggggataCCTAACTGACAATTACATCTAGTGCTGCTTATATCCATGGGGGCGCAAAGATTTGGGCAGGTTAAAAAATACAGATCCGTTAGCtggtcccatacacattaggATTCATTTATGTTGCATTTTCACTGTGCATTAGAGGACTCCTGATGTATATCTTCACCAAATGCCCCGTTATGGCTATACCTTCATGTGAAAGAGCATAGCAGGCTAAGGTCAATTTAACTTACTGGCTTCATTCCAGTTAACATTCCCACATATCCAGCAAAACTTGTAGAAAAGAAAACGGTTTTATTGTTTCGCTGGAATTTCACATTGACAACTAACGGTCTGAGCATCTCGGTGATCATCCAGGAGTTGTTCTTCACATCCCATCTATGTATATAACAAGAAATAAGAATAATAAGAGTACACAGAAAGTCTATAGAGAATAGACATAACACCATAAGACCAAGATAAATCACAAAATCTGTGACTACTTTTCATTCCCTTACAGTTATCTTAAGCCTATTAATCCTTCTTTTCTTGCAAGGAGATGACTATTGTTGGAAAGGCTCATTCTAGCTTCATATCATAGTATTGTTATGTGAATATACATTGTAGTAGAATATTCTTACGATCCCCAAACTAAGGATTTCATCTTATTGTCGGCTTTCAATTCTTAAGTACCCTTCTGGCTAAATAGGACACCGGACATGTAGTACATGAGAGATCTTCTGAATGATTTCATAGCAATCAGTTTATTGTACTAGGTTTCATCCAATGGGAATGATGCCTTTAGCACATCACTTCCAATCAAAGGTGCCATGCCATATGATGCATGTATACAAACACGGCTTGGCGAGGTGGTTGGGGGTAGGGAGAACTACACAAAAGGACATTTGTCATCTATTAGACTGACAAGCACAGTTCTACAGACATGAAATTATGCTTCAACCACTTACATTCTCTATTAActtataataaaaatatcaagtACTGCAGTTTAACTGGCTAGGTCGTCATATATGGCTTTGCTGGGCATGAGGTGTTCAATTTGTAAATTTCTTTTGGTGACAAGGGATAGTTAGAGTTTCCTATTAACACACCCCTAGACGAGGACAAAGGAACCTTGAGGAAATGAACGCAAGATAAACCTGTAGCCATTTAATGGGTGTCCTGTGATTAGAATATTGATGTCCTACCCTTCTGATCAGTTGTCTGAAGCCTCTGCAGAGTTTACCTTAGAAAGTCTTCCTGTACGCAGAGAATCGCAGCTTTGTCTAGCTTTCTTAAATGAAATAACCTTCTCTTCTAACAAAAAGATGCTGTGCAGACATACAGACTGAAGGAAACACTGACGAGGCCACTGATGTCACAAGGGCAGCAGCCCCAGCTGACTGGCGACATCTGATattaaggataggctatcaatattctaATTTCAGCAATCCCCTTTAAGTCACTGTGTGTTTAAATTGATTTTCAAAATGTTATTGTCATTTGGCTTCTATACAGAGAGTCAAACATATGGAGTCTTTGGAAATAGGACAAAAAAACTAGACCACAAATACAGATATCTCTTCTAATGTGGCCAGCTATGACATGAGATGTATTGATGTATAAATTAGAGTGTCAATGATGTGAGAGATTACAATCTGTGTGCAGGATATGTTGGCAAAATGGGAAATAATGAAAAGCGATCACTTCACATTACCAGGAAATGAGTGCACTCACCCAAGAAATAATCCGAAATCCAGGTTTCTGGCATGTAATAACTTGCCTGTATATTAAATAGACTGAGATTAAAAACAAGACAGTCAGAAATTATAGAGCTGAAAAAGGGGCAAGAAGCGAAGATTACCTGAAATATCCTCTGCCACCACTGACGTGCATACAGTGAAAACCTCATAGAAGATGTTGAATAACATGACTTCTCCTATGAGAAAGTACAAAACAAAAGAGAATATCATCAAGCATAGAAATGGAGAGAAAAATGGAAAGAAAACATTGAACTATGACAAGACCTACAGCACTCTGAGGTTTTCcaataaacataaccatatttaaccccttcccgccgatggcattttttgatttttatttttgactcccctccttctaaaccccataacttttttatttctccgctccaagagccatatgaggtcttaatctttgcgggacaaatttttcttcatgatgctaccattaattattgtgtacaatgtactgggaagcaggaaaaaaattcagaatggggggatttgaagaaaaaaatgcatttatgcAACTTctttacgggcttcggttttacagcattcactgtgcagccaaaatgacatgtcccctgtattctgtgtttcggtacggttccagggataccaaatttatatggtgttatttacattttaaccccttaaaaaaaaaaatccaaaacggtgttacatttttttttctaaaagtcgccatattctgacagccgcaacttttttatatgtaagtgtacggggatgcacagggcgtctttttttgcggggccgggtgtgctttttagttctaccattctcgcgaaatgctattgctttgatcactttttattcaaatttttatcagaatcaaaacagtgaaaaaatggcggtttggcacttttgactatttttcccactacggagtttacaggaaaaatatttttatagctttgtagagcgggcgatttcagacgtggggatacctaatatgtatgtgtttcacagttttgaactacttttatatgtgttctagggaaaggggggtgatttgaacttttaatacttttttttttaaaaaattttttttcttgcatttattagaccccctaggggtgttgaaccccagggggtctgatcactaatgcaatgcattacaatgccaatgcattgcaaaaaaaaaatcatttcttttgcaggctgcatagaccagcctgcaaaagaaagagactgcagaccggccggggagcctttacaaggctcccggctgtcatggaaacgtgacgttggccctggagcttgctccaggcgccagtgatcaccgggaaaatggcggcgcctacgcgttgccaggaaaatggcgcctgcaGTGCCTTTGACCGAGACACCGGAGGGGTTTATGCCTCCGAtaggtccggggactgatcggaggtattagtgctgggtgtctactgtgtaaaacagtagacacacggcggctatggtggccgcccgactCCTGGGCAGCCGCCGTAGTTAAatacccgacatgcgccgtactagtacggcggatgtcaggaaagggttaaagggaggaCATTTCATTCTGTAGATGTGGTCTCCTCAACTGCTCATTTAAAAGGTCACTATCACTAActgttcagacaacttagtcactTAGTCTCATTTATTGAGGGGtgtaattctggaccaaaacGCAATGTCCTTTAATTATAAATATTGCTGTTTtcagcctgaaaaacctctctgaaATTACTGCTGCTAGGTGTCTCTATCCTTCCTAATTTGCGGTTCGCTCCCCGTTACTAGGGTAGATTCAGCTTTAGAAACCAACAAGCTAAACACAGAACACGGGATGCGGAGGGGGCACAAGTAAGGCTCTCTTTACAGCCTCTGCTTGTTTACCTGCAGCTTTGCTAACATGCGTTTCCTGTCTGTACACTGCTCAGacaggagtctgcagcttctcaaaaTTCACAGTGAGTGTAATAATAGGGTAGGTGATAAAATGGTGGGTGGAGTGGGTAAATCCGATGCTGCCTGATATGCCATggctccagtaggtggcgctgcctcctgtgACTAAGGCACCACTTGCTGTATCCACTTTTTTTGgctattttttcaataaaatagtaGAAATTACAGAatagcagaattacatgtaaagaaaccagtagtggTAATAATGGATGGAGAGGGTCAGACTGCTTTGTATTACACTTGCTCCCTGCCTCCTTGATAAATGCAACGACTCCTTGTTGGAAAAAGTATATCAAAGGATTAATAAATGTGGTGAAAGTTATGCATCCCAATTATTGAGACAAACAGTCCCAGAATTATGGCATATCTTCAATCCTAAATCTGTCCCATTGTACCAGTTTACCGCTAATAGCTACCTAGTGGTAGTCCAGATGCATCGGCCACTCCTTTAATTTCTTCATCAAATGGTGGTGGTAGAGTTCCAACAAGAGCTGGCTGCAAAATAAAGAAGTTATATATTACAACACTAGCTTCTATGTTCTGGCTTTTATACAGTAACCGTGTTTGGTGGTATTAGGCTCTtttcatatctgtgttggagGTCTCCTAGAAATGAGTGACAAAGTAGTGCAGCATGCAGTGCTATTTTGTTCAGTAAATGATGGAAACACTGCAGGCACCACTAGAGTAAATGGGGTCCTCCATTCACTGCCATTTACATTTCTGCTCCTATATGTTTTGGAAATGTTGCCCTGTATGCCTGTAGTAGTGTGGTTTATGTGTCCTCACTTACTTCCCTATATGTCACTGTGAGACTAATtctcctggtgttctgtgggaaAAAGGGAGAAGAGTTGTGCAAATTCTGCTTTAAATCTGCCCTCCATGTATTCAAGGATGCTGAAAAAAGAATGAAATGTCCGCCTCAATCTTGCCGCGAATACCAGCCCTAGAAACTTTGATGTGAGACACTCTGCTGATCTAGAGCCTTTCATCTGAGCTTAGTCAGTGAGTGAAAGCAGCGGCAGTGGAGAAGAATTAGAGGCAGAAGTCCATTTAAAATTCCTCTTCCTTTCTAGTGCATGAATACACCCTTAGAGGGGAAGCCAGGAGAAGTTAGTGTAAGTTGGTTAGGAGCTATTGTAATGCACAGTAACAGTATATACTGCTGGGGAACTTCCTTGTGTATATGTTAAATGAGGTTTGCAATGGGTACCATATAGCGACATCTGTTACCTGTAAGGACATAGCTAAGGACTGTAGCATGGCCCTGTAGTACTGCCCATTTCCCAATTGGGAGCACCATTTAAACACCAAGGAACAGCCATAAAGCACCCACTACAGGGATTCATTTAACCCATGGCGTGTCCCCTTCCCATGACTATGGTTACTTTGGAAGGATCCAAGTAAACAAAAGAAATTCTCACACAGGgtgaggcttcatgcacacaatagAGGATGCAGTCTGAATCTCTCCCAATGTAGGATAGGCtctaaaaaaaatcagaatggaacAGAACACCTGAAAAAACCTGGACTGCACCCTCAGATGTGTACATGAAGCCTAAGTTTTTTAATGGATGCCTCTGTATTGAGTAGGGAAGTTCGCTGTGCTATTCTATGCAGTTAGAAAACAGAAGTGCAGAACAAAGGGCAAAATAGCCCTCTTTATGCCTTTGTTTGCATACTGGACGGCCTACTGGTCAATTTAATATATGCAATGGCAGCAGGTACATGATAACACCCTGGATCCCTGTAGTGTGTGATCATGAACGACCATAGTAGTAGACTAATGAAAGTAGTCACGCAGTACAGtggtcatatgaaagaagagttGAAGTCATCTCTGTGTCTATATCATAGCAGGCCCAGGGtgcaagcaagaaaaaaaaaatactttgggCTCTAAATAAGGCTTTGCTACTTTAGTAGGCGTTAGACACCTATACCCTATCCTGTGCTTAGTTAGTGTGGGTCCACCAACCATAAAAAGGGGTCTCTATGACCAAAGTGATGGACAAACATGCAACCTCTAAAGATAAGTGTGTGAAGGAACTGTTCAAGAAAATAGCATACCTATTCATTTACACTATTTATTGCATATATCCATGAGACACATATACTGCAAACAGTCATCTTACCAATTTAGTATCTACTAAGTCGATAAGTTTTTCACTGTGAAAGAAATATTTCACCAGGTCCTTAAGATGCTGAATCATTGCCGTCAGCTATGGAGAGGAAAAAAGGAGAAACGAATCATGAATGAAGTAACCGACAGACATTGCTGATGTCTTGCAGTACATTTATACAAGATGCAGGAGAGAAAGTCAGCAAACTGAATTCTTAGCCTGGAAAATCCATAGAGAGTTCTTGAACCCATCCAGGACCATTAATAAGGCTGTGGAATCAGTAGGCCAACTCCAACCCCTCCATTATTCCACAACCTCCAATTGCGACTCCATAAATGGCTGACATGGCCATTGTTAAAGCGGACTGACTGAATTCCTATAGAagtaaatatgtaaaataaaactatacatcCAATTATAGAATATTAGTAATCATATGATATAATAAACAATAATCATtatattttgaagctggagtctGGAACTTTTTCGGACTCCACCTCCACATTCCTGAAGTTATTTGGATGATCTTTGGGAATGATAAGAAACATTTTTCCATGGGTAGAAAATCCTAAACTGGCACATGAAAGCAGTATAAGATTTCACGTCCACAGCAAAGCCTGTAAGGAGTGACATGGAGTGAGTGATGGAGGTGGTTACATGGAATAGTACCATGcagtgtgcagtgtccatatacacgtTGTCATTTATATACCTGCACAGGAATGGGACACTATAAACATAGTCATGTGATACATAATGTAATTATCATTGTGCCACAATTGTATACACACTCCCTGTCCTACAGGGCAAGTTACAGATCAGACATGGGAGACATCTTTCCTTCCATGTCTCTAGTCACTATTAAAGCTGCAGATGTCCACACACTCACCGGCTGCTTCTTCTCTGTTATTATCTTCCTCCATCTTTCACTTGGTGGTTGATCCAGATTTACTGTGTACCATGGTGCATTTCCTTGGAACCTGAAAGAGCAGAAATGTGGAATAaaatattattacatttttttttccagactagAAGTACCACTTATAGTCACAGTGAGTTTTTGGAAGTGCTGTGCTGATTGTGAGCCAAGTCAGTGCTGTACTTTATCAGTTACCTTAAaagaaaataaatccat carries:
- the ASAH1 gene encoding acid ceramidase, with protein sequence MSGAMSGSVLGSSLLLAVCMVSLGQDVPPYTEDCRSGMYPPTGPTFQGNAPWYTVNLDQPPSERWRKIITEKKQPLTAMIQHLKDLVKYFFHSEKLIDLVDTKLPALVGTLPPPFDEEIKGVADASGLPLGEVMLFNIFYEVFTVCTSVVAEDISGKLLHARNLDFGLFLGWDVKNNSWMITEMLRPLVVNVKFQRNNKTVFFSTSFAGYVGMLTGMKPGILTLTMNERFSLDGGYIGVIEWILGIKQGAWMSFLTRSVLENATSYEEAKTLLSKTVLLAPAYFILGGNKSGEACVITRSRQNCLDIWELDIQKGQWYVLETNYDHWKPPLPIDNRRAPAMKCMDRTTQKNISFATIYDLLSTKPVLNKLTTYTTMMSVSESKFETYLRDCPHPCMPW